The Streptomyces laurentii genome contains a region encoding:
- a CDS encoding RNA polymerase sigma factor (DNA binding residues [nucleotide binding];~RNA polymerase sigma factor [Streptomyces cattleya NRRL 8057 = DSM46488];~RNA polymerase sigma-70 factor, sigma-B/F/G subfamily; TIGR02980;~Sigma-70 region 2; pfam04542;~Sigma-70 region 3; pfam04539;~Sigma70, region (SR) 4 refers to the most C-terminal of four conserved domains foundin Escherichia coli (Ec) sigma70, the main housekeeping sigma, and related sigma-factors (SFs). A SF isa dissociable subunit of RNA polymerase, it directs bacterial or...; cd06171;~identified by MetaGeneAnnotator; putative), producing MRNGEATAGVPEQQARPRPEAGADEVATDHAEQADQMSEHEQHGAAPKEPSAPGGHESERAADAGRDEHAGETAEDRAGHAAGHKAADPHDRSGARALFVELRDLPEGSPERAELRDRLVRMHLPLVEHLARRFRNRGEPLDDLTQVATIGLIKSVDRFDPDRGVEFSTYATPTVVGEIKRHFRDKGWAVRVPRRLQELRLSLTTATAELSQQHGRSPTVHELAERLGISEEEVLEGLESANAYSTLSLDVPDTDDESPAVADTLGAEDEALEGVEYRESLKPLLEDLPPREKRILLLRFFGNMTQSQIAQEVGISQMHVSRLLARTLAQLRDKLLVEE from the coding sequence GTGAGGAACGGGGAGGCGACGGCCGGCGTCCCTGAACAGCAGGCACGGCCGCGTCCGGAGGCCGGGGCCGACGAGGTCGCTACGGATCACGCGGAGCAGGCGGACCAGATGAGCGAGCACGAGCAGCACGGCGCGGCGCCGAAGGAACCGTCCGCCCCGGGCGGCCACGAGAGCGAGCGCGCGGCCGACGCGGGCCGCGACGAGCACGCCGGAGAAACCGCCGAGGACCGGGCCGGGCACGCGGCGGGTCACAAGGCCGCCGATCCGCACGACCGCAGCGGGGCCCGGGCCCTCTTCGTCGAGCTGCGCGACCTGCCGGAGGGCTCCCCCGAGCGCGCCGAGCTGCGCGACCGGCTGGTCCGGATGCATCTGCCGCTGGTGGAGCACCTGGCCCGGCGCTTCCGCAACCGGGGCGAGCCGCTCGACGACCTGACCCAGGTGGCGACGATCGGCCTGATCAAGTCGGTGGACCGGTTCGACCCGGACCGCGGGGTGGAGTTCTCCACGTACGCGACCCCGACGGTGGTCGGCGAGATCAAGCGGCACTTCCGCGACAAGGGCTGGGCGGTACGGGTGCCGCGCCGGCTCCAGGAGCTGCGGCTCTCGCTGACGACGGCGACCGCGGAGCTGTCCCAGCAGCACGGGCGCTCACCGACGGTGCACGAGCTGGCGGAACGGCTCGGGATCTCCGAGGAGGAGGTCCTGGAGGGGCTGGAGTCGGCGAACGCCTACTCGACGCTCTCCCTGGACGTGCCGGACACGGACGACGAGTCGCCGGCGGTCGCGGACACCCTGGGCGCGGAGGACGAGGCCCTTGAGGGGGTCGAGTACCGGGAGTCCCTCAAGCCGCTCCTGGAGGACCTGCCGCCCCGTGAGAAGCGGATCCTGCTGCTGCGTTTCTTCGGGAACATGACACAGTCGCAGATCGCGCAGGAGGTCGGCATCTCGCAGATGCACGTGTCCCGGCTGCTCGCGCGCACCCTCGCGCAGCTGCGGGACAAACTCCTCGTGGAGGAGTGA
- a CDS encoding 1-aminocyclopropane-1-carboxylate deaminase (1-aminocyclopropane-1-carboxylate deaminase [Amino acid transport andmetabolism]; COG2515;~1-aminocyclopropane-1-carboxylate deaminase [Streptomyces pristinaespiralis ATCC25486];~Tryptophan synthase beta superfamily (fold type II); this family of pyridoxal phosphate (PLP)-dependent enzymes catalyzes beta-replacement and beta-elimination reactions. This CD corresponds to aminocyclopropane-1-carboxylate deaminase (ACCD), tryptophan...; cl00342;~identified by MetaGeneAnnotator; putative) encodes MNAFDPARLRPRLPSPLEPVEDERFTRYGLSLLLKRDDLIHPDLPGNKWRKLAPNLRAAAGRPVLTFGGAYSNHLRATAAAGRLLGFATIGVVRGDELAGRPLNPSLARCAADGMRLVFADRATYREKHRPEALARLLALAGAPPRTYVVPEGGSNSLAVQGCVELGRELAGQADVAAVAVGTGGTLAGLAAGLAPGQRALGVPVLKGGFLGAEVRALQEAAFGGPRGDWWLDERFHCGGYARTTPELDAFAQDFEERHGPWRTLAIERLYVAKMLHGVVTLAAEGVFAPGTRIAAVITGAPEPTGRGPESGSGSAPQSVSR; translated from the coding sequence GTGAACGCGTTCGATCCCGCCCGCCTGCGGCCCCGGCTCCCGTCCCCTCTGGAGCCGGTGGAGGACGAGCGCTTCACCCGGTACGGACTGTCCCTGCTGCTCAAGCGGGACGACCTGATCCATCCTGACCTGCCCGGCAACAAGTGGCGCAAGCTCGCGCCCAACCTCCGCGCCGCCGCGGGACGCCCGGTACTCACCTTCGGCGGCGCGTACTCCAACCACCTGCGTGCCACGGCCGCCGCCGGCCGGCTCCTCGGTTTCGCCACGATCGGCGTCGTCCGGGGCGACGAGCTGGCCGGCCGGCCGCTGAACCCGTCGCTCGCGCGGTGCGCCGCCGACGGCATGCGGCTGGTGTTCGCCGACCGCGCCACGTACCGCGAGAAGCACCGGCCCGAGGCCCTGGCCCGGCTGCTCGCGCTGGCCGGCGCCCCGCCGCGGACGTACGTCGTCCCGGAGGGCGGCAGCAACTCCCTCGCCGTCCAGGGCTGCGTGGAACTCGGCCGCGAGCTGGCGGGGCAAGCCGACGTGGCGGCCGTCGCGGTGGGCACCGGCGGCACCCTGGCGGGCCTCGCGGCCGGACTCGCCCCGGGGCAGCGGGCGCTCGGCGTCCCGGTCCTCAAGGGCGGCTTCCTCGGCGCGGAGGTCCGGGCGCTCCAGGAGGCGGCGTTCGGCGGCCCGCGCGGCGACTGGTGGCTCGACGAGCGCTTCCACTGCGGCGGCTACGCCCGTACCACCCCGGAACTCGACGCTTTCGCACAGGATTTCGAAGAGCGGCATGGTCCATGGCGCACACTCGCCATCGAACGACTGTATGTGGCCAAAATGCTGCACGGGGTGGTGACGCTGGCCGCCGAGGGCGTCTTCGCCCCCGGCACCCGGATCGCCGCCGTGATCACGGGCGCGCCGGAGCCCACCGGCCGCGGCCCCGAATCCGGGTCCGGCTCCGCGCCTCAGTCCGTCTCCCGGTAG
- a CDS encoding CRP/FNR family transcriptional regulator (CRP/FNR family transcriptional regulator [Amycolatopsis mediterranei U32];~effector domain of the CAP family of transcription factors; members include CAP (or cAMP receptor protein (CRP)), which binds cAMP, FNR (fumarate and nitrate reduction), which uses an iron-sulfur cluster to sense oxygen) and CooA, a heme containing CO...; cd00038;~flexible hinge region;~identified by MetaGeneAnnotator; putative;~ligand binding site [chemical binding]), whose product MSVGSVDGGIRADQTAPQQSLGTAAARNLASTTKSAPQMQEITSRWLLRTLPWVQVNGGAYRVNRRLSYAVGDGRVTFVQTGGRVAVIPAELGELPALRGFDDAAVLDELAARCRQRDYAAGEVIATRGESADRVHLLAHGKVERVGEGPYEEETILGVLADGAYFGEDALTDADATWKWTARAATAVTVLELTRTEVLNLAERAGSLAGRLAEFAALPQRPANAYGEAAIDLSAGHVGEAVIPHAFVDYEASPREYELSLAQTVLKVHTRVADLYNHPMNQTEQQLRLTVEALRERQENELVNNQEFGLLANCDYGQRVQPHDGVPGPDDLDELLSLRRNSRLFLAHPLAIAAFGRELSRRGLVPGSIDVDGTRITTWRGVPIFPCDKIPVTDNGTTSILAMRTGESDQGVIGLHQTGLPDEIEAGLSCRFMGIDEQAIISYLVTAYFSAAVLVPDALGVLENVEIGRRH is encoded by the coding sequence ATGTCCGTTGGTTCGGTTGACGGCGGGATCCGCGCGGATCAGACCGCACCGCAGCAGAGTCTCGGCACCGCCGCCGCGCGGAACCTCGCCAGCACCACCAAGTCGGCCCCGCAGATGCAGGAGATCACCTCCCGCTGGCTGCTGCGGACGCTGCCGTGGGTACAGGTGAACGGTGGTGCGTACCGGGTGAACCGGAGGCTCAGCTACGCGGTCGGCGACGGCCGGGTCACCTTCGTGCAGACCGGTGGGCGGGTCGCCGTCATCCCCGCCGAACTCGGCGAACTCCCCGCCCTGCGCGGCTTCGACGACGCGGCCGTCCTCGACGAACTGGCGGCCCGCTGCCGTCAGCGCGACTACGCGGCGGGCGAGGTCATCGCCACCCGCGGCGAGTCCGCCGACCGGGTCCACCTGCTCGCGCACGGCAAGGTCGAGCGGGTCGGCGAGGGTCCGTACGAAGAGGAAACGATCCTCGGAGTCCTCGCCGACGGCGCCTACTTCGGCGAGGACGCGCTCACCGACGCGGACGCCACCTGGAAGTGGACCGCCCGGGCCGCCACCGCGGTCACGGTCCTGGAACTCACCCGCACCGAGGTGCTGAACCTCGCCGAGCGGGCCGGCAGCCTGGCCGGTCGGCTCGCGGAGTTCGCCGCGCTGCCCCAGCGGCCCGCCAACGCCTACGGCGAGGCGGCCATCGACCTGTCCGCCGGCCATGTCGGCGAGGCCGTCATCCCGCACGCCTTCGTGGACTACGAGGCGTCCCCGCGGGAGTACGAGCTGAGCCTCGCCCAGACCGTCCTGAAGGTCCACACGCGCGTGGCCGACCTCTACAACCACCCGATGAACCAGACCGAGCAGCAGCTGCGGCTCACGGTCGAGGCGCTGCGCGAGCGCCAGGAGAACGAGCTGGTCAACAACCAAGAGTTCGGCCTCCTCGCCAACTGCGACTACGGCCAGCGCGTCCAGCCGCACGACGGCGTGCCCGGCCCGGACGACCTGGACGAGCTGCTCTCCCTGCGCCGGAACTCCCGGCTGTTCCTGGCCCATCCGCTGGCCATCGCCGCCTTCGGGCGCGAGCTCAGCCGGCGCGGGCTGGTCCCCGGCTCGATCGACGTCGACGGCACCCGGATCACCACCTGGCGCGGGGTGCCGATCTTCCCGTGCGACAAGATCCCGGTCACCGACAACGGCACCACCTCGATCCTCGCCATGCGTACGGGCGAGTCCGACCAGGGCGTGATCGGTCTGCACCAGACCGGTCTCCCGGACGAGATCGAGGCCGGCCTGTCCTGCCGCTTCATGGGCATCGACGAGCAGGCGATCATCTCCTACCTGGTCACGGCCTACTTCTCGGCCGCCGTCCTCGTCCCCGACGCCCTCGGCGTCCTGGAGAACGTGGAGATCGGCCGCCGGCACTGA
- a CDS encoding transcription regulator (Diacylglycerol kinase catalytic domain; pfam00781;~Sphingosine kinase and enzymes related to eukaryotic diacylglycerol kinase [Lipid metabolism / General function prediction only]; COG1597;~Transcription regulator [Streptomyces venezuelae ATCC10712];~identified by MetaGeneAnnotator; putative), with the protein MYRRVGTLAVMRALLVVNPAATTTSARTRDVLIHALASEMKLDAVTTEYRGHARDLGRKAAESDDIDLVVALGGDGTVNEVVNGLLHGGPDPERLPGLAVVPGGSTNVFARALGLPNDAVEATGALLDALRERRTRTVSLGLASGTPGTEDEAVPERWFTFCAGLGFDASVIGRVEQQRERGKRSTHALYVRQVMRQFLGERNRRHGTITLERPGEDPVEDLVLAIICNTSPWTYLGNRPVYASPEASFDTALDVLGLSRLSTASVARIGTQLLTSTPERGPRGKHAISLHDLTDFTLHSKVPLPLQMDGDHLGLRTSVTFTGVRRALRVIV; encoded by the coding sequence GTGTACCGCCGGGTAGGTACGCTGGCGGTCATGCGCGCGCTTCTCGTGGTCAACCCGGCAGCAACCACCACCAGTGCGCGCACCCGTGACGTGCTGATCCACGCGCTGGCCAGCGAGATGAAGCTGGACGCGGTGACCACCGAGTACCGCGGACACGCCCGTGACCTGGGCCGCAAGGCCGCGGAGTCGGACGACATCGACCTCGTGGTCGCGCTCGGCGGCGACGGCACGGTCAACGAGGTGGTGAACGGGCTGCTGCACGGCGGGCCCGACCCGGAGCGGCTGCCGGGGCTCGCGGTGGTGCCGGGCGGTTCCACCAACGTCTTCGCGCGGGCGCTCGGTCTGCCGAACGACGCCGTCGAGGCCACCGGCGCCCTGCTCGACGCGCTGCGCGAGCGGCGCACCCGGACGGTCAGCCTCGGGCTCGCGTCCGGGACGCCGGGCACCGAGGACGAGGCGGTGCCGGAGCGCTGGTTCACCTTCTGCGCGGGGCTCGGTTTCGACGCGAGCGTGATCGGCCGGGTCGAACAGCAGCGCGAACGCGGCAAGCGTTCGACGCACGCGCTCTATGTGCGTCAGGTGATGCGCCAGTTCCTGGGCGAGCGGAACCGCCGGCATGGGACGATCACCCTGGAGCGCCCGGGTGAGGATCCGGTGGAGGATCTCGTCCTCGCGATCATCTGCAACACCTCGCCCTGGACCTACCTGGGGAACCGTCCGGTATACGCCTCTCCGGAGGCGTCCTTCGACACGGCGCTCGACGTGCTCGGACTGAGCCGGCTGTCGACCGCGTCGGTGGCCCGGATCGGCACCCAGCTGCTCACGTCGACCCCGGAGCGCGGGCCGCGCGGCAAGCACGCGATATCCCTGCACGACCTCACCGACTTCACCTTGCATTCGAAGGTGCCGCTCCCCCTCCAGATGGACGGAGACCACCTCGGACTGCGTACGAGCGTGACGTTCACAGGCGTACGCCGTGCACTGCGTGTGATTGTGTGA
- a CDS encoding Na+/H+ antiporter (Na+/H+ antiporter [Streptomyces albus J1074];~Na+/H+ antiporter, bacterial form; TIGR00831;~identified by MetaGeneAnnotator; putative) yields MDALQLVALVAASAAVAGFARRTPVPAPLLLVAVGLVASYVPGVPDYTLDPHIVLPLILPPLLYTAAVESSYLDLRANIRPVALLSVGYVLFATVAVGWLAYALVPDLPLTAALVLGAVVAPPDAVAATAIARKLGLPGRITTILQGESLVNDATAITAYKVALAAAVGEGISWAGGLGEFALAAVGGIGVGLILMVPIHWLRRHLREALLQNTLSLLIPFVAYAAAEEVGASGVLAVVVVGLFLGHRAWQVDFATRLQEEAVWKMVAFVLESAVFALIGLQLPYVVQGLGPYGIGEAAGYAAGVFVFVVVVRFVWVFPATFLPRWLSVRIKEREPEVGWQAPVVVGWAGMRGVVSLAIAFSIPVVVNGGEPFPARNLVLFLTFTTVIGTLVVQGLTLPPLIRVLRLPGRDRYQETLVEAQAQSEASQAAEERLAVLLEDERNVLPGPLADRLRTVMERRRNAVWERLGAVNELTGETADDTYRRLAREMLDTEREVFVRMRDARRIDDEMMRTLLRRLDLEEAAAYRETD; encoded by the coding sequence ATGGACGCGTTGCAACTGGTGGCACTGGTCGCGGCGAGCGCCGCCGTCGCGGGCTTCGCCCGCCGGACCCCGGTGCCCGCGCCGCTGCTCCTGGTCGCGGTCGGGCTCGTCGCCTCGTACGTGCCGGGCGTCCCGGACTACACCCTCGACCCGCACATCGTGCTGCCGCTGATCCTGCCGCCGCTGCTCTACACGGCCGCGGTCGAGTCCTCGTACCTCGATCTGCGCGCGAACATCCGGCCCGTCGCCCTGCTCTCCGTCGGCTACGTGCTCTTCGCGACGGTCGCGGTGGGCTGGCTCGCGTACGCCCTCGTGCCCGATCTGCCGCTGACCGCCGCGCTGGTGCTCGGCGCGGTCGTGGCCCCGCCGGACGCGGTCGCCGCCACCGCCATCGCCCGCAAGCTCGGGCTGCCTGGCCGGATCACCACCATCCTCCAGGGCGAGTCCCTGGTGAACGACGCCACCGCCATCACCGCGTACAAGGTCGCCCTCGCCGCCGCGGTGGGGGAGGGCATCAGCTGGGCGGGCGGGCTCGGCGAGTTCGCGCTCGCGGCGGTCGGCGGCATCGGCGTCGGTCTGATCCTCATGGTGCCGATCCACTGGCTGCGCCGGCATCTGCGCGAGGCGCTGCTCCAGAACACGCTGTCGCTGCTCATCCCCTTCGTGGCCTATGCCGCGGCCGAGGAGGTCGGCGCCTCCGGAGTCCTCGCGGTCGTGGTGGTCGGCCTCTTCCTGGGGCACCGGGCCTGGCAGGTCGACTTCGCCACCCGGCTCCAGGAGGAGGCGGTGTGGAAGATGGTCGCCTTCGTCCTGGAGTCCGCCGTCTTCGCGCTGATCGGCCTCCAGCTGCCGTACGTGGTGCAGGGCCTCGGCCCGTACGGGATCGGGGAGGCCGCCGGGTACGCGGCCGGGGTGTTCGTCTTCGTGGTCGTGGTGCGCTTCGTCTGGGTCTTCCCCGCCACCTTCCTGCCCCGGTGGCTGTCCGTCCGGATCAAGGAGCGGGAACCGGAGGTGGGCTGGCAGGCGCCGGTGGTCGTCGGCTGGGCCGGGATGCGCGGGGTGGTCTCGCTGGCCATCGCGTTCTCCATCCCGGTCGTGGTGAACGGCGGCGAGCCGTTCCCGGCCCGCAACCTGGTGCTCTTCCTGACCTTCACCACGGTCATCGGCACCCTCGTCGTCCAGGGCCTGACCCTGCCGCCGCTCATCCGGGTCCTGAGACTGCCCGGGCGTGACCGCTACCAGGAGACCCTGGTCGAGGCGCAGGCCCAGAGCGAGGCGTCCCAGGCCGCCGAGGAGCGGCTGGCGGTCCTGCTGGAGGACGAGCGCAACGTCCTGCCGGGGCCGCTGGCCGACCGGCTCCGTACGGTCATGGAACGGCGCCGCAACGCCGTCTGGGAGCGGCTCGGCGCGGTCAACGAGCTCACCGGCGAGACCGCCGACGACACCTACCGGCGGCTGGCCCGCGAGATGCTCGACACCGAGCGCGAGGTCTTCGTACGGATGCGCGACGCCCGGCGGATCGACGACGAGATGATGCGCACGCTGCTGCGCCGGCTCGACCTGGAGGAGGCGGCGGCCTACCGGGAGACGGACTGA
- a CDS encoding anti-sigma factor (Histidine kinase-like ATPases; This family includes several ATP-binding proteins for example: histidine kinase, DNA gyrase B, topoisomerases, heat shock protein HSP90, phytochrome-like ATPases and DNA mismatch repair proteins; cl00075;~anti-sigma factor [Streptomyces cattleya NRRL 8057 = DSM46488];~identified by MetaGeneAnnotator; putative) yields the protein MEVRVSQIAGEPGTQDFVEVRLPAAGAYLSVLRTATAGLAARLDFTLDEIEDLRIAVDEACAILLQQAVPGSVLSCVFRLIDDSLDVTVSAPTTDGRAPERDTFAWTVLSALAGKVESTVADDRTVSISLYKQRGAGPGPA from the coding sequence TTGGAGGTGAGGGTGTCCCAGATCGCAGGCGAGCCCGGGACCCAGGACTTCGTGGAAGTCCGGCTGCCCGCTGCGGGTGCCTACCTGTCGGTGCTGCGTACGGCCACGGCCGGTCTCGCGGCACGTTTGGACTTCACCCTCGACGAGATCGAGGACCTTCGGATCGCCGTCGACGAGGCGTGCGCGATCCTGCTGCAGCAGGCGGTGCCGGGGTCGGTACTGAGCTGCGTGTTCCGATTGATCGACGACTCGCTCGACGTCACCGTCTCGGCTCCGACGACGGACGGCCGGGCGCCGGAGCGGGACACCTTCGCGTGGACGGTGCTCTCGGCGCTCGCCGGGAAGGTGGAGTCGACCGTGGCCGACGACCGGACGGTCTCCATCAGCCTGTACAAACAGCGCGGCGCGGGGCCAGGCCCGGCGTGA
- a CDS encoding integral membrane protein (identified by MetaGeneAnnotator; putative;~integral membrane protein [Streptomyces ghanaensis ATCC14672]) gives MSSADKRSTERGARPANQGSDQGADQGRDQGPRPGRLTAAAAVAGLEALALLAGGLYLLVTTLTGDPGDPTSALMGAVTLIALGLIPFAAARGLLLRRSWSRGPAVITQILALPVAWQLLQADSLMIPAGIVLAVIAVTGLVLLTSPTTTEALGIRRPGQDAS, from the coding sequence ATGAGCAGTGCCGACAAGCGCAGTACGGAGCGGGGCGCGCGGCCCGCGAACCAGGGCTCCGACCAGGGCGCCGACCAGGGCCGGGACCAGGGTCCGCGGCCCGGGCGGCTCACCGCCGCCGCCGCGGTGGCCGGCCTTGAGGCCCTCGCCCTCCTGGCGGGCGGCCTCTACCTCCTGGTGACGACTCTCACCGGCGATCCCGGGGATCCGACCTCCGCCCTGATGGGCGCGGTCACCCTGATCGCGCTCGGGCTGATCCCGTTCGCCGCCGCCCGCGGACTGCTGCTGCGGCGCTCCTGGAGCCGCGGCCCCGCGGTGATTACCCAGATCCTGGCGCTGCCCGTCGCCTGGCAGCTGCTCCAGGCCGACAGCCTCATGATCCCGGCGGGCATCGTCCTGGCCGTGATCGCCGTGACCGGACTCGTCCTCCTCACGAGCCCCACCACCACCGAGGCGCTCGGCATCAGGCGCCCCGGCCAGGACGCTTCGTAA
- a CDS encoding zinc finger protein (Zn-finger in ubiquitin-hydrolases and other protein; cl09957;~identified by MetaGeneAnnotator; putative;~zinc finger protein [Streptomyces viridochromogenes DSM40736]) has translation MSECPHIAELPRPVPEPLNPTCPECLAEGTHPVQLRLCLSCGHVGCCDSSAGRHATAHFGATGHPVMRTFEPGEHWRWCFVDGSIV, from the coding sequence ATGAGCGAGTGCCCGCATATTGCCGAACTGCCGCGCCCGGTTCCGGAGCCGCTGAACCCCACCTGCCCCGAGTGTCTGGCCGAGGGCACGCACCCGGTCCAGCTGCGGCTCTGTCTGAGCTGTGGGCACGTGGGGTGCTGCGACTCCTCGGCGGGGCGGCACGCGACCGCGCACTTCGGCGCCACCGGGCACCCCGTGATGCGTACGTTCGAACCGGGCGAACACTGGCGCTGGTGCTTCGTGGACGGTTCGATCGTCTGA
- a CDS encoding N-acetylmuramoyl-L-alanine amidase (KEGG: sma:SAV_3008 hypothetical protein; PFAM: N-acetylmuramoyl-L-alanine amidase, family 2; SMART: N-acetylmuramoyl-L-alanine amidase, family 2;~N-acetylmuramoyl-L-alanine amidase [Streptomyces violaceusniger Tu4113];~N-acetylmuramoyl-L-alanine amidase; pfam01510;~Zn binding residues [ion binding];~amidase catalytic site [active];~identified by MetaGeneAnnotator; putative;~substrate binding site [chemical binding]): protein MATPMSASRFLSALRDEGLTVVEVGDWSHHNRNTKGPWGPVHGVMIHHTVTQGIDGTVRICRDGYASLPGPLCHGVIAKDGTVHLVGYGRANHAGAGDADVLRAVIAEQGLPPDNEATTDGNRYFYGFECENLGDGKDPWPKVQLDAIAKAAAAVCRAHGWNQRSVIGHLEWQPGKVDPRGFTMASMRERVAELLR from the coding sequence ATGGCCACACCCATGTCCGCGAGCCGCTTCCTCTCCGCACTGCGCGACGAAGGTCTGACGGTCGTCGAGGTCGGCGACTGGAGTCACCACAACCGCAACACCAAGGGTCCCTGGGGTCCCGTGCACGGCGTGATGATCCACCACACCGTCACCCAGGGCATCGACGGCACCGTCCGCATCTGCCGGGACGGCTACGCGTCCCTGCCGGGGCCGCTGTGCCACGGCGTGATCGCCAAGGACGGCACGGTCCATCTGGTCGGCTACGGCCGGGCCAACCACGCGGGCGCCGGCGACGCCGACGTCCTGCGCGCGGTCATCGCCGAACAGGGCCTCCCGCCGGACAACGAGGCCACCACCGACGGCAACCGCTACTTCTACGGATTCGAGTGCGAGAACCTGGGCGACGGCAAGGACCCCTGGCCCAAGGTGCAGCTCGACGCCATCGCGAAGGCCGCGGCGGCGGTCTGCCGGGCGCACGGCTGGAACCAGCGCTCGGTCATCGGCCACCTGGAATGGCAGCCCGGCAAGGTGGATCCGCGCGGCTTCACCATGGCGTCGATGCGGGAGCGGGTCGCGGAACTGCTGCGCTGA